The following coding sequences lie in one Methylotenera versatilis 301 genomic window:
- the dapD gene encoding 2,3,4,5-tetrahydropyridine-2,6-dicarboxylate N-succinyltransferase, with the protein MDPRQSIIEAAFEDRANINPSNASAEIKATVASLIADLDAGKLRVASRIGDSQNWETHQWLKKAVLLSFRLEDNTLLDGGCTKYYDKVPPKFANYTEEDFKAGGFRVVPNAMVRRGSFIGKNAVLLPSYVNIGAYVGEGTMVDTWATVGSCAQIGKNVHLSGGVGIGGVLEPIQAGPTIIGDNCFIGARSEVVEGVIVEDNCVISMGVYIGQSTKIYDRETGTVTYGRIPSGSVVVSGNLPSKDGSYSLYCAVIVKKVDEKTLGKVGINELLRGI; encoded by the coding sequence ATGGATCCACGTCAAAGTATTATCGAAGCGGCCTTTGAAGACCGCGCTAATATCAACCCTAGCAATGCATCTGCTGAAATTAAAGCAACTGTCGCTTCTTTAATTGCAGATTTAGATGCCGGCAAGCTACGTGTTGCTTCTCGTATTGGCGATAGCCAAAACTGGGAAACTCACCAATGGCTGAAAAAAGCTGTATTGCTCTCATTCCGCCTAGAAGATAACACTTTGTTAGATGGCGGCTGCACTAAATACTACGACAAAGTACCTCCAAAATTTGCTAATTACACTGAAGAAGATTTCAAAGCTGGTGGTTTCCGTGTCGTGCCAAATGCAATGGTGCGTCGTGGTTCATTCATTGGTAAAAATGCAGTGTTACTGCCTTCCTACGTCAACATCGGCGCTTACGTTGGCGAGGGTACAATGGTAGATACATGGGCAACAGTAGGTTCATGTGCACAAATCGGTAAGAACGTACATTTAAGCGGTGGCGTTGGTATTGGTGGCGTATTAGAGCCAATTCAAGCTGGTCCAACGATTATTGGTGACAACTGCTTTATCGGCGCACGCTCTGAAGTCGTTGAGGGCGTGATTGTAGAAGATAACTGTGTGATTTCTATGGGTGTTTACATCGGTCAATCAACCAAAATCTACGACCGCGAAACAGGTACGGTCACTTATGGTCGCATCCCCTCTGGTTCAGTGGTTGTTTCAGGTAACTTACCTTCAAAAGATGGTAGCTATAGTCTTTATTGCGCAGTGATTGTTAAAAAAGTGGACGAGAAAACACTGGGCAAAGTTGGCATTAACGAATTATTACGTGGTATTTAG
- a CDS encoding M48 family metallopeptidase produces the protein MKKLTLILLTAILLQLNGCATTTKDSVSGVNRSQFMLLPASQVVAMSSQSYTQTLQESQKKNTLNTDKAQLERVRNISNRLIAQVGVFRPDAVQWKWEVNVDKSDQVNAYCMPGGKIMVLTGLIDQLKATDDELGAVIGHEIAHALREHGRERMSQAYVQQFGLQALGAILTNGTSATVGNASMQAASVGSQLFFALPNSRLQETEADRIGLELSARAGYNPDAAITLWQKMGKLSANKPSEFFSTHPSDSTRIAELQKLVPKVKPLYEAAKKR, from the coding sequence ATGAAAAAACTGACCCTCATTTTACTGACAGCAATTTTATTACAGCTTAACGGTTGCGCAACCACCACTAAAGATAGTGTATCTGGTGTAAACCGCTCGCAGTTCATGTTGCTGCCCGCATCGCAAGTCGTTGCTATGTCTAGCCAATCTTATACACAAACCTTACAAGAATCTCAAAAGAAAAACACGCTCAACACTGACAAAGCACAGCTAGAACGTGTACGCAACATTTCAAATAGACTGATTGCACAAGTCGGCGTATTTAGGCCAGATGCCGTGCAATGGAAATGGGAAGTCAACGTTGATAAAAGTGACCAAGTGAACGCATATTGCATGCCAGGTGGAAAAATCATGGTACTCACGGGTTTAATCGACCAGCTAAAAGCCACTGATGACGAACTAGGTGCGGTCATCGGCCATGAAATAGCGCATGCACTGCGCGAGCATGGTCGTGAGCGCATGTCTCAAGCTTATGTGCAACAATTTGGCCTGCAAGCATTAGGCGCAATCTTAACTAATGGCACCAGTGCTACCGTTGGCAATGCCTCTATGCAGGCTGCTAGTGTTGGTTCACAGTTATTCTTCGCTTTACCTAACAGTCGCCTACAAGAAACTGAAGCGGATCGAATTGGGCTTGAACTATCTGCTCGCGCAGGCTACAACCCTGATGCAGCAATCACACTATGGCAAAAAATGGGTAAATTAAGCGCTAATAAACCATCAGAATTCTTTAGTACTCACCCATCTGATAGCACTCGCATTGCCGAGCTACAGAAATTGGTACCAAAAGTAAAACCACTATACGAAGCAGCTAAGAAAAGATAA
- a CDS encoding potassium transporter Kup, which yields MSSPTGSKTKLPALTLAALGVVFGDIGTSPLYTIKEVFSVGTHPVPLTEANMYGILSLIVWALIMVVSVKYVAFIMRADNRGEGGIMALLALASHNAGSNLKKQHTIMLLGILGACMFYADGMITPAISVLSAVEGLELAAPILHPLILPITLVVLFVLFWAQSKGTALVGAFFGPIMLLWFGTLGFLGIQSIMQNPSILHALNPIYAVHFFTVSPWIAFVALGAVVLAVTGAEALYADMGHFGRFPIRLAWFGFVLPALILNYFGQGALILQHPESVKNPFYLLAPEWMLFPLIILATLAAVIASQAVITGAFSVSRQALQLGYLPRMHVEHTSESQEGQIYMPRVSWGLMAAVMGLVLTFKSSGNLAAAYGIAVTGDMVITTLLAGIVFHNLWGWSKLRTGLLVAMFLTVDVAFFSANVLKIPDGGWVPLAIGIVIFTLMLTWKTGRTIVYTRLKNEAMALDPFIEAIGAHPPTRVPGTALFMTPNPDGVPHAMLHNLKHNKVLHEKMVILTVKFLDYPHTSEEERVQLEVLPHEFYRVTVKYGFKDEPDLPRDLQLCTEKGLVLDEMDTSFFIGKEILIASGKSGMSFWRKKIFIGLFRSAETITNQFKLPPNRVIELGSQLKI from the coding sequence ATGTCATCTCCTACTGGCAGTAAAACAAAGCTCCCCGCACTTACCTTAGCCGCACTTGGCGTAGTATTCGGTGATATCGGTACAAGCCCTTTATACACAATTAAAGAAGTGTTCTCCGTCGGTACTCACCCTGTACCGCTCACCGAGGCTAATATGTATGGCATATTATCGCTGATTGTTTGGGCACTCATCATGGTAGTGTCTGTCAAATACGTTGCATTCATTATGCGAGCAGATAACCGTGGTGAAGGCGGCATTATGGCTTTACTTGCCTTAGCCAGCCACAACGCAGGCAGTAACCTCAAGAAGCAACATACCATCATGTTGCTGGGCATTTTAGGCGCATGTATGTTTTATGCGGATGGTATGATTACCCCCGCTATTTCAGTGCTATCTGCGGTTGAAGGGCTTGAACTTGCGGCGCCGATACTGCATCCCCTCATACTACCGATTACATTAGTGGTACTTTTTGTTTTATTTTGGGCACAAAGTAAAGGCACTGCATTAGTCGGCGCTTTTTTTGGCCCGATCATGCTGCTGTGGTTTGGTACTTTAGGTTTTCTAGGCATACAAAGTATCATGCAAAACCCAAGCATTCTGCATGCGTTAAACCCAATATATGCTGTTCACTTTTTCACAGTAAGCCCGTGGATTGCCTTTGTAGCACTTGGTGCTGTAGTGTTGGCAGTGACTGGGGCGGAAGCTTTATATGCAGATATGGGGCATTTCGGACGCTTCCCTATTCGCCTTGCTTGGTTTGGCTTCGTTTTACCCGCTTTAATTTTAAATTACTTTGGACAAGGCGCACTTATACTGCAACACCCAGAATCCGTTAAGAATCCATTCTATTTACTTGCACCTGAATGGATGCTGTTCCCACTGATTATATTAGCCACACTTGCCGCGGTCATTGCCTCACAAGCTGTGATTACTGGCGCATTCTCCGTCTCTCGGCAAGCCTTGCAATTAGGCTATTTACCACGCATGCATGTTGAACACACCTCAGAAAGTCAAGAAGGCCAAATTTATATGCCTCGCGTCAGTTGGGGCCTAATGGCCGCGGTGATGGGATTGGTATTAACTTTTAAATCGTCAGGTAATCTTGCGGCTGCTTATGGTATTGCAGTGACTGGCGACATGGTCATTACCACCTTGTTAGCAGGGATTGTGTTTCATAACCTTTGGGGATGGAGCAAATTACGCACAGGCTTGTTAGTGGCGATGTTCCTCACAGTGGATGTTGCATTTTTCAGTGCAAACGTTCTGAAAATCCCTGATGGCGGCTGGGTACCACTCGCCATTGGTATAGTCATTTTCACATTGATGCTCACTTGGAAAACAGGTCGCACCATCGTATACACAAGACTTAAAAACGAAGCCATGGCTTTAGACCCTTTTATTGAAGCGATTGGCGCACACCCTCCAACACGAGTGCCCGGCACCGCATTATTTATGACGCCAAACCCGGATGGGGTACCACATGCCATGCTGCACAATTTAAAACACAACAAAGTATTACACGAGAAAATGGTAATACTCACCGTTAAATTTTTAGACTACCCCCACACTTCTGAAGAGGAACGCGTGCAGCTAGAAGTGCTCCCACATGAGTTCTACAGAGTAACAGTAAAATACGGCTTTAAAGATGAGCCGGATTTACCGCGCGACTTGCAACTTTGTACCGAAAAAGGTTTGGTATTAGATGAAATGGACACTTCATTCTTTATTGGCAAAGAAATTCTGATTGCCAGTGGAAAATCTGGTATGTCTTTCTGGCGCAAGAAAATATTCATTGGCTTATTTAGAAGTGCTGAAACCATTACCAACCAATTCAAGCTACCTCCTAATCGCGTGATTGAACTAGGGTCGCAGTTAAAAATTTAA
- a CDS encoding TolC family outer membrane protein, whose protein sequence is MNNNFSYKLITLALVSCLGGFTSNTTLAAEPLVSLKDMVEKTITANPEVQSRYHRFLESGFEQDVAHGNFLPKADIVSTYRKQEELIKLGDGTNIPRSNNELVLRQMIFDGFATSNEVKRLGHANRVRYYELQSAMQNTTLEFMRAYIDANRYRELSQYAKENYVIHKQLFDRIQERVNAGVARKVDLEQAAGRLALAEANLLTETTNLHDVTARMQRLYGELPPETLEAPTFFNAGVEPTSAEALKVAYNQNPDLLSTIEDIQASKDEIKTRESRYYPKLDLQARKNLGVSNDGRFSSNAADLLELTMNFNLFNGFSDRNAIKQTAEKLNNSKDLRDKACVDTRQLVVIAYNDIQQLKEQEKYRTEHKNSIENAREAYRKQFDIGQRTLLDLLDTENEYFQARRALANVEYDIQTAYARTYAGQGELLNKIGAARGGLPEYKRESYMDDENICQAVAPVQETVDKAALLADAKPLSSTISIAKPVVSAVEPAKVEVKPMANKVVPDVQFETNSAKIKEISYPVLDNAINTLKEWGDSNVEVGGHTDQRDTSKADYNQRLSEKRAKAVMDYIVKKGIDAKRLSAKGYGYSKPIAENDPKEGNLVNRRVELVREQKK, encoded by the coding sequence TTGAATAACAATTTCAGCTATAAACTAATTACTTTAGCATTGGTTTCTTGCCTAGGTGGGTTTACAAGCAACACTACGCTCGCTGCTGAGCCGCTGGTCTCATTAAAAGATATGGTTGAGAAAACCATTACTGCAAATCCAGAAGTGCAATCCCGGTATCACCGCTTTTTAGAGTCAGGTTTCGAGCAAGATGTAGCTCACGGTAATTTCCTGCCAAAAGCTGATATCGTCTCTACTTATAGAAAGCAAGAAGAGCTCATCAAGCTAGGTGACGGTACAAATATCCCTCGCTCAAACAATGAGTTAGTTTTGCGTCAAATGATTTTTGACGGTTTTGCTACAAGTAATGAGGTTAAACGTCTTGGTCATGCAAACCGTGTACGTTATTATGAGTTGCAAAGTGCGATGCAAAATACTACGCTAGAATTCATGCGCGCTTACATTGATGCTAATCGTTATCGCGAGTTAAGCCAATATGCAAAAGAAAACTACGTGATACATAAGCAATTATTTGACCGTATTCAAGAGCGTGTAAACGCTGGCGTTGCTCGTAAAGTCGATTTAGAGCAAGCCGCAGGACGTTTAGCTTTAGCGGAAGCTAACTTGCTGACTGAAACAACTAACCTTCATGATGTGACCGCGCGTATGCAGCGTCTATACGGCGAGCTCCCACCAGAAACATTAGAAGCACCTACATTTTTTAATGCAGGGGTAGAGCCAACCTCAGCAGAAGCCTTAAAAGTTGCATACAATCAAAATCCAGATTTACTTTCAACGATTGAAGACATTCAAGCTAGCAAAGATGAGATTAAAACAAGAGAGTCACGTTATTACCCCAAGTTGGACTTACAAGCACGTAAGAATTTAGGGGTTAGCAATGATGGCAGATTCAGTTCAAACGCAGCTGACTTGCTTGAACTGACCATGAACTTCAATTTGTTTAATGGCTTTTCAGATCGAAATGCCATTAAACAAACAGCAGAAAAGCTCAATAACTCTAAAGATTTGCGCGATAAAGCCTGTGTGGATACTCGTCAACTTGTAGTGATTGCTTATAACGACATTCAGCAGCTAAAAGAGCAAGAAAAATATCGTACCGAGCATAAAAACTCTATTGAGAATGCACGCGAAGCTTATCGTAAGCAATTCGATATTGGTCAGCGTACTTTGTTGGATTTGTTGGATACCGAGAATGAGTACTTTCAAGCCAGACGGGCATTGGCAAATGTTGAATATGATATTCAAACCGCCTATGCAAGAACATATGCGGGTCAAGGTGAATTGCTGAATAAAATCGGCGCGGCTCGCGGTGGTTTGCCTGAGTACAAGCGCGAAAGCTATATGGATGATGAAAATATATGTCAAGCTGTGGCGCCAGTTCAGGAGACTGTAGATAAAGCAGCGCTATTGGCTGATGCAAAACCACTGAGTTCGACTATATCTATAGCTAAGCCAGTTGTGTCGGCAGTAGAGCCAGCAAAAGTCGAAGTGAAGCCCATGGCTAATAAGGTCGTACCAGACGTACAGTTTGAAACTAACAGCGCAAAAATTAAAGAAATTTCCTATCCTGTATTAGATAATGCGATTAATACTTTGAAAGAGTGGGGCGATTCAAATGTTGAAGTTGGTGGCCATACCGACCAAAGAGACACATCGAAAGCGGATTACAATCAACGTCTATCTGAAAAGCGTGCTAAAGCGGTGATGGACTATATCGTTAAAAAAGGTATAGATGCTAAACGTTTATCGGCTAAAGGTTACGGTTATAGCAAGCCTATCGCTGAGAATGATCCTAAAGAGGGCAACTTGGTTAATCGCCGTGTAGAACTAGTGCGCGAACAGAAAAAATAA
- a CDS encoding LysR family transcriptional regulator encodes MFDWEDLRYFAVFAREKSLSAAARQLKVDHATIARRITALETSLNLKLVDRRPRSYLLTDNGKHIAALGAKMEDEAFAVGRAAMAGQLDLTGEVSVSAPPTMANALIAPHLGKLRRQYPGIHIRLIGETRIASLLHRESDIAVRMFQPTENNLVARKVGSMSFSMYASIDYLSTTPPENYTFIAFDRSMENIIQQKWLKEFANTRPIVLRTFDLETQRIAAMRGVGVAALPYYVANREPGLKLLDIESNMLINDIWLVVHNDLRNVPAVRAVLDFLVECFKT; translated from the coding sequence ATGTTTGATTGGGAAGATTTACGATATTTTGCAGTTTTTGCTAGAGAAAAGTCACTCTCTGCGGCGGCTCGACAGCTCAAGGTCGATCATGCAACCATTGCACGTCGAATCACTGCGCTAGAGACCTCTTTAAACCTAAAGTTAGTAGACAGGCGGCCTCGTTCTTACCTACTTACCGATAATGGCAAACACATTGCTGCTTTGGGCGCAAAAATGGAAGACGAAGCTTTCGCAGTTGGGCGTGCTGCTATGGCTGGACAACTTGATTTAACAGGTGAAGTTTCTGTCAGTGCACCACCGACCATGGCAAATGCCTTGATAGCACCTCACCTAGGTAAACTGCGCCGCCAGTACCCAGGGATTCATATCAGACTGATTGGAGAAACGCGTATAGCTTCATTGCTACATAGGGAGAGTGATATTGCTGTACGCATGTTCCAGCCAACCGAGAACAATTTAGTTGCCCGTAAAGTTGGGTCGATGAGTTTCTCTATGTATGCATCAATTGACTACTTATCAACAACTCCACCAGAAAACTACACCTTTATTGCCTTTGATAGAAGTATGGAAAATATTATCCAGCAAAAATGGCTTAAAGAATTCGCCAATACTAGACCGATCGTACTGCGTACTTTTGACCTTGAAACGCAAAGAATCGCAGCAATGCGAGGTGTAGGGGTTGCCGCGCTACCTTACTATGTTGCAAATCGTGAGCCTGGCTTAAAGCTTCTAGATATTGAAAGCAACATGCTGATTAATGATATATGGCTAGTAGTTCATAACGATCTACGAAACGTACCCGCAGTTCGCGCCGTATTGGATTTTTTGGTTGAGTGCTTCAAAACTTAA
- a CDS encoding efflux RND transporter permease subunit, whose translation MFNVVSIALKRPYTFVVMALLLLIVGSLAALRSPVDIFPEIRIPVIAVAWQYNGLPPDEMAGRITTLYERVLTTTVNDIEHIEANSYTGFGIVKIFFQPGVNVATANAQVSAISQVVIKQMPTGTTPPLILNYSASTVPILQIALSGKGMTEQNLADLGLNVIRTRLVTVPGAAVPFPFGGKSRQVQIDLDPSAIQARGLSAQDVANALAAHNLILPVGTQKIGSFEYTLHLNNSAAAIEDLGNLPVKVVNGATVYIRDVAHVRDGNPPQTNIVHVDGGRSVLMSILKNGATSTLSIVSGVKDKLAEIKSSLPDNLVAAPINDQSIFVRAAISGVAFEGALAGVLTSLMILLFLGSWRSTLIIATSIPLSILGAIIGLSAIGETLNIMTLGGLALAVGILVDDATVTIENINWHLEQGKEVEESILDGAAQIVTPAFVSLLCICIVFVPMFFLEGVSRFLFVPMAEAVMFAMVSSFILSRTLVPTMANYLLEKHAPHTNEHGTVTVPTRNPLVHFQRGFEARFERFRAGYKGVLEMAVAHRRIFVFGFLAVVMLSFLLIPFLGRNFFPAVDGGQILMHARVPVGTRVEDTAARFAVIQSAIKKVIPAEEIATIVDNIGIPISSINMTYNNTGLIGAQDGDIQIALKEGHKPTADYVRQLREVLPKQFPGTTFSFPPADIVSQILNFGSPAPIDLQIRGGKLADNFDYANKLLAKIRVIPGVVDARIQQSRANPVFDINIDRTRSQEVGISTRDVTNSLVVNLAGSSQVSPTYWLNPSNGVSYPIVLQTPQYRLDSLNALANLPISSAGNAPQTLGALATFKRNTGNAVVSQYDIQAMVQINATTQDRDLGAVAKDIRKIIADTADQVPKGATVALVGQVKTMDSAFAGLLFGLLGAIVLIYLLIVVNFQSWSDPFVIITALPAALAGIVWMLFATFTPLSVPALTGAIMCMGVATANSVLVISFARERLEQLGDATAAAIDAGFVRFRPVLMTALAMIIGMAPMALGLGEGGEQNAPLGRAVIGGLVFATIATLIFVPVVFSIVHRRYNKQSVPDPIGEFHAA comes from the coding sequence ATGTTTAATGTAGTAAGTATTGCCTTAAAACGCCCTTATACCTTCGTGGTGATGGCATTATTGTTGCTCATCGTTGGCTCACTGGCTGCGTTACGTAGCCCTGTTGATATTTTCCCTGAGATTCGCATTCCAGTTATTGCTGTGGCTTGGCAGTACAACGGATTGCCACCAGACGAAATGGCTGGGCGTATCACTACGCTTTATGAGCGGGTATTGACCACGACTGTAAACGATATTGAGCATATTGAGGCCAACTCTTACACAGGCTTTGGTATTGTTAAGATTTTCTTCCAGCCAGGTGTTAACGTGGCTACTGCTAATGCGCAGGTTTCAGCAATTTCACAAGTAGTGATTAAGCAGATGCCTACGGGCACAACGCCACCGCTGATTCTGAATTACAGTGCTTCTACAGTGCCAATCTTGCAAATCGCATTGTCTGGTAAAGGTATGACTGAGCAGAATCTGGCTGACCTTGGCTTAAATGTGATTCGTACCCGTTTGGTGACGGTGCCAGGTGCTGCGGTACCGTTTCCATTTGGTGGTAAAAGTCGTCAAGTGCAAATTGATCTTGATCCATCAGCTATTCAAGCACGTGGACTTTCTGCGCAAGATGTAGCCAATGCCTTGGCTGCGCATAATTTGATATTGCCGGTGGGTACGCAAAAAATAGGTAGCTTTGAATATACGCTACATCTCAATAACTCTGCTGCTGCGATTGAAGATTTAGGTAATCTGCCAGTTAAGGTGGTGAATGGCGCTACGGTTTATATTCGTGATGTTGCGCATGTGCGTGATGGTAACCCGCCGCAAACCAACATCGTACATGTGGATGGTGGCCGTTCAGTGTTGATGTCCATTCTTAAAAATGGTGCAACATCTACGCTGTCTATTGTTTCTGGCGTTAAAGACAAACTCGCAGAAATCAAGTCTAGCCTGCCAGATAATTTGGTTGCTGCGCCTATTAACGACCAGTCAATATTTGTACGTGCTGCAATTAGCGGCGTGGCTTTTGAAGGCGCTCTCGCCGGTGTGTTGACCAGTTTGATGATATTGCTGTTTTTGGGTAGCTGGCGTTCTACGCTGATTATTGCGACTTCAATTCCGCTTTCTATTCTAGGCGCCATTATTGGTCTTTCTGCTATTGGAGAAACGCTCAATATCATGACCTTAGGTGGCTTGGCGCTTGCCGTGGGGATATTGGTGGATGATGCTACGGTGACCATTGAGAATATCAACTGGCACTTGGAACAAGGCAAAGAAGTTGAAGAATCCATCTTGGACGGTGCGGCGCAGATTGTGACACCGGCCTTTGTGTCGCTATTGTGTATTTGTATCGTATTCGTACCGATGTTCTTTTTAGAAGGCGTGTCGCGCTTCTTATTCGTACCAATGGCGGAAGCTGTGATGTTCGCTATGGTGAGTTCGTTTATTTTGTCACGTACCTTAGTACCAACAATGGCGAATTATTTACTAGAAAAACACGCGCCACATACCAATGAACATGGCACGGTAACGGTACCTACTCGTAACCCTTTAGTGCATTTTCAACGTGGTTTCGAAGCACGCTTTGAGCGTTTCCGTGCAGGCTATAAAGGCGTGCTAGAGATGGCAGTAGCACATCGTCGAATTTTCGTGTTTGGCTTCTTAGCTGTAGTGATGTTGTCATTCTTGTTGATTCCATTCCTAGGGCGTAACTTTTTCCCAGCGGTGGATGGCGGGCAGATACTCATGCATGCGCGTGTGCCGGTAGGTACGCGTGTGGAAGATACTGCTGCACGATTTGCCGTAATACAGTCGGCTATTAAAAAAGTGATCCCTGCTGAAGAGATTGCTACGATTGTGGATAACATCGGTATCCCCATCAGTAGTATTAACATGACCTACAACAATACAGGTTTGATTGGTGCGCAGGATGGCGACATACAGATTGCGCTTAAAGAAGGACACAAGCCAACTGCGGACTATGTGCGTCAATTGCGTGAAGTGTTGCCTAAGCAGTTTCCTGGCACTACCTTCTCATTCCCGCCAGCGGATATTGTGAGCCAGATATTGAATTTTGGCTCACCAGCACCGATTGATTTGCAGATACGTGGTGGAAAATTGGCTGATAACTTTGATTACGCCAATAAGCTATTAGCCAAAATTCGCGTGATTCCCGGTGTGGTCGATGCACGTATCCAGCAGTCACGTGCCAATCCAGTGTTTGACATCAATATAGATCGTACGCGTTCACAAGAGGTAGGCATTAGCACGAGAGATGTGACCAATAGTCTGGTAGTCAATCTTGCCGGTAGCTCACAAGTTTCGCCTACATATTGGTTGAATCCGAGCAATGGCGTTTCTTATCCTATCGTATTGCAAACGCCGCAATATCGTTTGGATAGCCTGAACGCTTTGGCTAACCTGCCTATCAGCAGTGCTGGTAACGCACCGCAAACATTAGGTGCTTTAGCTACGTTTAAACGCAATACGGGTAATGCCGTAGTGAGCCAGTACGATATTCAGGCTATGGTACAAATCAATGCCACAACGCAGGATAGAGACTTAGGTGCAGTCGCCAAGGATATTCGTAAAATTATCGCGGATACTGCTGACCAAGTGCCGAAAGGTGCAACTGTTGCACTGGTTGGTCAAGTCAAAACCATGGATAGTGCTTTTGCTGGCCTGCTATTTGGTTTGTTAGGCGCTATTGTGCTGATTTACTTGCTGATTGTGGTCAATTTCCAGTCTTGGAGTGATCCATTTGTGATTATTACGGCATTACCTGCGGCACTCGCTGGCATTGTATGGATGCTGTTTGCTACATTTACGCCACTATCAGTTCCAGCTTTGACTGGTGCCATCATGTGTATGGGTGTGGCAACAGCAAACAGCGTGCTGGTGATTAGCTTTGC